From the genome of Flavobacterium luteolum, one region includes:
- a CDS encoding HAD domain-containing protein, with the protein MLILLDIDGVMVPATSWRPTEILSDGFANFSSRAVSNLQNIIYNTGARILLTTSHKSKFSNSEWEIIFKNRGIIANITALEPNLDNLNRKEEILRWCNKTNSSESFVILDDDKTLNGLPDYIKNKAIITSGTVGLTTDQALEAIDILRKEEFAVI; encoded by the coding sequence ATGTTAATACTATTAGACATAGACGGAGTTATGGTTCCTGCTACTTCTTGGAGACCTACAGAAATATTATCTGATGGATTTGCCAATTTTAGTTCAAGAGCTGTAAGTAATCTTCAGAATATTATTTATAATACTGGAGCAAGAATTCTATTGACCACTTCACATAAGTCAAAATTCAGTAATTCGGAGTGGGAAATAATTTTTAAAAATAGAGGTATTATAGCCAACATTACTGCACTTGAACCAAACTTAGATAATCTTAATAGAAAAGAAGAAATACTTCGCTGGTGCAATAAAACAAATAGTTCTGAAAGTTTTGTTATTTTAGATGATGATAAAACTTTAAATGGTTTACCTGATTATATCAAAAACAAAGCAATAATAACTAGTGGTACTGTTGGATTAACAACTGATCAAGCCTTAGAAGCAATTGATATTTTGAGAAAAGAAGAATTTGCAGTAATTTAA